One Azospirillum sp. TSA2s genomic region harbors:
- a CDS encoding MFS transporter encodes MPNALASPSPNTPSRRAIASWCLYDWANSAYNTIITTFVFAVYFARGVVGDPVEGTARWSAAMTVAGVAIALLSPVLGAIADRAGRRKPWMALFTLVTVLFTAALWWVRPDPADAAFALACVVVATVAFELANVFYNATLPGLVPERLFGRVSGWGWGIGYFGGLACLVLALVGFVKAPAPLFGLFGMEWADWGPQANVRATALLAAAWYGLFALPYFLWVPDEPSTGHGLIRAAREGVATLVATLRQVRRYREVARFLVASAFYRDGINTITMFGGIFAAGSFGMSFEEILVFAIALNVVAGAGAIGFAWMDDWLGAKPVILIALAGMGSCGLPLLLATDRLWFWVFALGLGLFFGPAQAAGRSMMARLAPPGMSGEMFGLYGLTGRFVGFFGPLLFGLATQAFDSQRAGMATVLTFFVIGFGLMLAVREPAR; translated from the coding sequence TTGCCAAATGCACTTGCTTCGCCCTCCCCCAACACCCCCTCCCGCCGCGCCATCGCCTCCTGGTGCCTCTACGACTGGGCGAATTCGGCCTACAACACCATCATCACCACCTTCGTCTTCGCGGTCTATTTCGCCCGCGGCGTCGTCGGCGATCCGGTCGAGGGCACCGCGCGGTGGAGTGCCGCCATGACCGTGGCCGGTGTCGCCATCGCGCTGCTCAGCCCGGTGCTGGGCGCCATCGCCGACCGAGCCGGGCGGCGCAAGCCGTGGATGGCGCTGTTCACGCTGGTCACCGTCCTGTTCACCGCCGCCCTCTGGTGGGTGCGTCCCGATCCGGCCGACGCCGCCTTCGCGCTGGCCTGCGTGGTGGTCGCCACCGTGGCGTTCGAGCTGGCCAACGTCTTCTACAACGCCACCCTGCCGGGGCTGGTGCCGGAGCGGCTGTTCGGCCGGGTGTCGGGCTGGGGCTGGGGCATCGGCTATTTCGGCGGGCTGGCCTGCCTCGTCCTGGCACTGGTCGGCTTCGTCAAGGCGCCGGCCCCGCTGTTCGGCCTGTTCGGGATGGAGTGGGCCGACTGGGGGCCGCAGGCCAATGTCCGCGCCACCGCCCTGCTGGCCGCCGCCTGGTACGGGCTGTTCGCGCTGCCCTATTTCCTCTGGGTGCCCGACGAGCCGTCCACCGGCCACGGCCTGATCCGGGCGGCGCGCGAGGGGGTGGCGACGCTGGTCGCCACGCTGCGTCAGGTCCGGCGCTACCGCGAGGTGGCGCGTTTCCTGGTCGCCAGCGCCTTCTACCGCGACGGCATCAACACCATCACCATGTTCGGCGGCATCTTCGCCGCCGGCAGCTTCGGCATGAGCTTCGAGGAAATCCTCGTCTTCGCCATCGCGCTCAACGTGGTGGCCGGGGCGGGGGCCATCGGCTTCGCCTGGATGGACGACTGGCTGGGTGCCAAGCCGGTGATCCTGATCGCCTTGGCCGGCATGGGGTCGTGCGGCCTGCCGCTGCTGCTGGCGACCGACCGGCTGTGGTTCTGGGTCTTCGCGCTGGGGCTGGGGCTGTTTTTCGGGCCGGCGCAGGCGGCCGGGCGGTCGATGATGGCGCGGCTGGCCCCGCCCGGCATGTCGGGCGAGATGTTCGGGCTCTATGGCCTGACCGGCCGCTTCGTCGGCTTCTTCGGGCCGCTGCTGTTCGGGCTGGCGACCCAGGCCTTCGACAGCCAGCGCGCCGGCATGGCGACGGTTCTGACTTTCTTCGTCATCGGCTTCGGGCTTATGCTGGCCGTTCGCGAACCGGCCCGTTAG